ATTGTCTGCGCCATTCAACCCCGGAACGCCACCCTGCGACGTCAAATTATCCCATTGGCTCGGTTTGAAAAAGACCCGCCGCTCATCCAGCGCACTGGCGTGACGCGCCGCTTCGACCAGATGGGTCAGCCGCGTGTCATGAAATTCATAACGCTTGTTCCACCAACGGGCGACACCCCCGAAAAAGCTTTCCGGAATGCCAAGCGCGCCCACGGTATCCCACACACCCAGATAAGAAATGCGCACGAGGGCGCTGTCGTCTTGCCGCGCCATGATATCCGCCTGGCTGGTTGCGAATTGAGGCGACAGCCTGCGACGCTGGGCGTGAATAAGCGATGCATCTGGTGCGTTTTCGGGACCGCGCAAGCGATATAATTTAAATGCGCGCGCCACGTTTGCATGTGTGGGAAATTGCAAGATGCCACATTTACGGATCATCCCGACCAAAGAACGTGCTGTATAAGCCCCGCGCGAAAACCCGAAGATCATGATCTTGTCACCGGGTCTGTAAACCTTGCACAAGTCCCCGTAGGCAGTCTTGATGTTACGGTTCAAACCCCACCCAAACAGGCCGCCGCCAATCCTGCTGATCCAACGACCAAAACGGCTGGTCATGCCGGTGCCAGTACCCACCCCATCGAAATAAAGCACCTTTTGCGCGTCACTGCGCTGGCAGGCAGATGAAAGCCGCAAGACATGCGTTCTCGATCCATCATGCGCAGAACTCCATGTGCCGTCGCAGAAAATTGCGATATGTGCCATTTGCCATTCCCCTTTTGCGACCTAAGAATGGCAGGGCAATGATCTTATGCGCTTAAGGCACCGCGCGGTGCGCTAACTGTTTTGCGGCATATCCCGCCTGAAGAGAGAAATACATGACACCAAAAACTGTTGCGTTTGCCGCTGTGGCATTGGCACTGGGCTTTGCAGCCTCGCCTTTACTCGTTGCTGATTTCAATGGCTTTGATCCGGACCAGTTTCCGGTCCCGCAAATCGACCCCCCGGTGCAGCCCGCTGGCTATGCCTTTGCCATTTGGGGGATCATCTATGTGTGGCTGATTATCGGTTTGGGATTTGGCGCTTTGCGGCGCGCAGATGATACGGATTGGCATGCGATGCGTTTGCCTTTGTGTCTGTCGTTGGCAATCGGAAGCATCTGGTTAGCCGTGGCCGTGCGCAGCCCGATCTGGGCGTCTGTTCTGATCTGGGCCATGCTGTTGAGCGCGCTGGTCGCGCTCTATCGATCGCCAAGGCAAGACATCTGGTGGGCGGCATTGCCGGTGGGGCTCTATGCCGGATGGTTGAGTGCTGCAAGCTGCGTGTCACTGGGCCTCATTACGGCCGGTTATGGCTGGCTGGACTCCGCAACAGCCGCGCTGGTTTTCGTGTTCTTTGCTCTCGTGTTCGCATCATCCGTGCAATCCACATTGCGACGTGCGCCGACCTATGGGATTGCGGTGATATGGGCGCTGGTGGGCATTGTCATTCATAATTTGAACGGTGATCAAACCGTCGCCGCCCTCGCGGGCGGTGGTGCTATTGCGCTCTTGGTACCCACCTGGAAAGCGGCGCGCGCTTAGCGGTCAGTCCCGACGCCGCCCATCTGTATGTTTGCGCAGCTTTGAGGGTGGTGCTTTCTTGCGACCCTTATAGGGATTGGCATCGTTCTGCCCGCGCATCCACAACCGGATCGGCGTGCCCGGCATATCGAAATCGACGCGCAATCCGTTGACCAGATAGCGACTGTAGCTTTCCGGCACCTTTTCCGGGTGTGAGCACATCACCACGAATCCCGGCGGCCGGGTTTTGGCTTGCGTCATATAGCGCAGCTTGATCCGCTTGCCTTGCGGTGCGGGCGGCGGATGCGCCTCGACCATTCCCGCAAGCCACCGGTTCAGTTGGGCCGTGGTAACCCGGCGGTTCCAGACCTCATAGGCACGCATGATGGCTTCTTGCAAACGATCTAGCCCCCGCCCGGTCTTGGCCGACACAGTGATCAGAGGCGCGCCCCGCAACTGCGGCAACAGACGCTCAAAACTCTCCTTCAGCTCCTTGAGTTTGCCCTGACGGTCCGCTTCAATGTCCCATTTGTTTACGGCAATGATAACGGCCCGGCCCTCGCGTTCCGCCAAATCCGCAATGCGCAGATCCTGTTGTTCAAAAGGAATCTCCGCATCCAACAAAACGACGACGACTTCGGCGAACTTCACCGCGCGCAAGCCATCCCCAACCGATAGCTTTTCCAGCTTTTCCTGAACCTTCGCCTTTTTGCGCATGCCCGCGGTGTCAAAAATGCGCATCGGGACCGGCTCGCCCTTTGGCCCCGCCCAGTCCGTGCGCAGAGAAATCGCATCCCGCGTGATCCCGGCCTCGGGGCCCGTCAGCAAGCGGTCCTCGCCCAAAATCTGATTGATCAGCGTTGATTTACCGGCATTCGGGCGCCCGACCACAGCCACCTGCAGGGGCTTTTTATCGGTGGGCATTGGAATGGCGGCTTCCATGTCACCATCTTCTTCATCCAGTGTCACATCCGTTTCGGGGGCATCCTCAGCGGCGCGTTCCGCGTATTGATCCGCCAGCGGCATGAGGTGCGTGTAAAGATCGTTCAAGCCTTCTCCGTGCTCCGCAGACAAGCGGATCGGCTCTCCCAGACCCAGCGAATAGGCCTCAATCACCCCTGCATCAGCGGCAGATCCTTCGCCTTTGTTGGCGGCCAGAATCACATGGGCGGAACGTTTGCGCAGGATATCGGCAAACACCAGATCCGATGGGGTAATCCCGACCCGTGCATCCACCATGAAAAGACAGATATCGGCCATATCAACAGCGCGTTCTGTCAGACGGCGCATGCGGCCCTGAAGGCTGTCATCGGTCACCTCTTCGAGGCCGGCGGTGTCAATCACTGTAAAACGCAGGTCAGCCAAACGCGCGGCACCCTCGCGCAAATCCCGCGTAACGCCCGGTTGATCATCCACCAGCGCCAGGCGCTTGCCCACCAGACGGTTGAACAGCGTGGATTTCCCCACATTTGGGCGCCCTACAATGGCGAGCGTGAAAGACATGACCGAGGCTCCGACATCCGGATTAAAAACGCGCTGTACCCTACATGGCGGTCAACGGAAAGCGTGCAATTGCCCTTTTGTGGAGACAACGTAGAGAACACCGCCAGCCACCACAGGAGCGCTTGTCGCGCCATCTGGGATCTCGATTGACCCCAAAAGTGCGCCCGAAGCCGG
This genomic interval from Paracoccaceae bacterium contains the following:
- a CDS encoding DUF2235 domain-containing protein, whose protein sequence is MAHIAIFCDGTWSSAHDGSRTHVLRLSSACQRSDAQKVLYFDGVGTGTGMTSRFGRWISRIGGGLFGWGLNRNIKTAYGDLCKVYRPGDKIMIFGFSRGAYTARSLVGMIRKCGILQFPTHANVARAFKLYRLRGPENAPDASLIHAQRRRLSPQFATSQADIMARQDDSALVRISYLGVWDTVGALGIPESFFGGVARWWNKRYEFHDTRLTHLVEAARHASALDERRVFFKPSQWDNLTSQGGVPGLNGADNGPNRPYQQKWFVGDHGSVGGSRGRSAYSEATLSWIRDGAVSGGLLMASDMDAEPAPKHAEKATIDQAETRWVYKLFPWLLKWRAGPEHPWDLDDSVRLHVAGEPTYRPGSLTRLMPGLLRRGHANVPFSLVSKGRSKVGG
- the der gene encoding ribosome biogenesis GTPase Der, encoding MSFTLAIVGRPNVGKSTLFNRLVGKRLALVDDQPGVTRDLREGAARLADLRFTVIDTAGLEEVTDDSLQGRMRRLTERAVDMADICLFMVDARVGITPSDLVFADILRKRSAHVILAANKGEGSAADAGVIEAYSLGLGEPIRLSAEHGEGLNDLYTHLMPLADQYAERAAEDAPETDVTLDEEDGDMEAAIPMPTDKKPLQVAVVGRPNAGKSTLINQILGEDRLLTGPEAGITRDAISLRTDWAGPKGEPVPMRIFDTAGMRKKAKVQEKLEKLSVGDGLRAVKFAEVVVVLLDAEIPFEQQDLRIADLAEREGRAVIIAVNKWDIEADRQGKLKELKESFERLLPQLRGAPLITVSAKTGRGLDRLQEAIMRAYEVWNRRVTTAQLNRWLAGMVEAHPPPAPQGKRIKLRYMTQAKTRPPGFVVMCSHPEKVPESYSRYLVNGLRVDFDMPGTPIRLWMRGQNDANPYKGRKKAPPSKLRKHTDGRRRD